Genomic window (Spirosoma sp. KCTC 42546):
GTCGCCAAAGAACGGGACGCTGTCGACGCCTGGCGGAAGCTGGTAGCCGCTGCGGGTGATGTATACACAGAGAATCTGGCGCTGGGCGTCTGCGTTGCCGATCTGTGCGGACACTGGAAAGACGAATTGGCGGCACTGGAAAAAGGATTAGCTGTTCTGGAACAAAAAAGAACCGCTTTACGGGCCGAAGCCAGTACGGCAAAGCCAATCGTTTCGAACGCGGCATTACCCTACAAAGGCCTGCCGGAGGTCAATGTAGATCCCCACTTTCAGATTTCTCACCAGCCGGTTACGAATGCGCCGGTGGGTAAGCCCATTCGCATCAGCTTACAGGTAAGCGCTCCGGCGGGCGTGAAGTGGGTTCGGTTGCGTTACCGAAACGTAAATCAGGAACTGGCCTATCAAACGCTGGCGATGACCCTGTCTGGCGATACCTATAGCGCAACCGTACCCGCGGAGCAAATCAAACCAGAATGGGATTTCATGTACTTTATCGAAATCATGGATAAGAAGGGAGCAGGCCAGATATATCCTGACCTAAATAAAGAAACGCCCTACCGAATTGTAAAATTAATACGATGACTATGGGTTGATTGCCCGCCTGATTCATGGTGTGTGACTGCCCATTTTATCGCGATTAAATCGAACAAAACATGAGAAAAATAACCCTGTTTCTGTTGATCGGTTTAGCTGGATTTGAGCCGTATGGTTTGTCGCAGAGCGTCAGCATACAGCAGCCTGATAACTTGCCACAAACGGCCTATGCTGTCGGCCAGATAAAGAAAACGCTTTCCCAAAAAGGATACACGCTAAAGGATGGCCAGGCTGAATATGCTATAAAGCTTACGCTAAAGCCTGGTCAGTCTGATCAAGAATCGTATGCCATTGAATCAACAGCCCGAACAATTACCATTACAGGTGACGGGAAAAATGGCCTTTTGTACGGCTGTCTTTCGCTTTGTGATGAGGTGAAAAATGGGGTTCCATTGCAGAAAATCAACGCCAGTCACGAACGCGCCAACTTGCCGTTTCGGGCCATAAAATTCAACCTGCCCTGGGATACGTACCGACACAGTTATGCGCTTGACCTGCATCAGGAGACGTGCCGGGATCTTCGGTTTTGGGAAGCGTTTCTGGACATGATGGCCCAAAATCGCTTCAACGCCCTGACCCTGTGGAATCTCCACCCGTTTCCCTACATGATCCGGCCCACTAACTTCCCCGAAGCAAGCCCCTTCACCGAGGCTGAACTGGCTGGCTGGCAGGCGCTTTACCGGGGTATTTTCCGACTGGCCAAAGAGCGGGGGATTGATACGTATCTGGTCAACTGGAATATTTTTGTGAGCCCTGAATTTGCCAAAGCACACAACGTAGCGATGGATAATCTGGATCATAAAATCCATGCAACCGGCGATACGTCGGAGGTGATTAAGCGGTACACCCGCGAGTGTGTCACGCAGGTGCTCAACGAATACCCCGACCTGTCGGGATTTGGCTTTACCCACGGCGAGGCTATGTGGGGCATGACCCCTCAGCAACGCCAGGACTGGTTTGGGGAGACCATTCTGGAAGGCATGCGACGGGCCAACCGGAAAGCAAAACTCATTCACCGTATACCGCTATCGGCTAACGTAGCACTAGGTGGGTCTACGAGTGTCGAAACGGAGCAACTGACGCGCAAAGCGATGGAGCAACTCGATTTTGTGGAAGGACCCATCTGGGCCGAAATAAAGTTCAACTGGTCGCACGCGTTTTCATCGCCTACCTTAATAAAAGTCCACGGGGGTAAACTCAACGATACGTATTTCAAACCTCAACCAACCAATTACAAGATTGCCTGGATGATGCGCAATGAAGACTTTTTCTGTCTGCGCTGGGGCGTTCCCGACTTCATTCGCCAACATATCGCCACCAACACTCAGCCCTACGTAGGTGGCTATTTCGTGGGCTCAGAGTGCTACATTCCGGCTAAGGACTATTTCACGAAGGCGGGTCAGGCTCATGACTGGCAGTACGCTTTCGAGCGGCAGTGGTTGTTCTACCAGCTCTGGGGTCGGTTGCTGTATAACCCCGCTACGCCCGATGGGGTTTTCAAAGCCGAGTTTGTCCGGCGTTACGGCAAGGGTACGGAGGGCCTGCTGGAGGCCTATGCGTTAGCCTCCTCAACCCCCCTTCGGCTGGCCTCCGCCTTTGATTTTACCTGGGACTTTACGCTCTACAGCGAAGGGTTCATGGCGTTGACTAAAAAGAACATGGCGTACATTTCCATCGACCGCCAGATCAGCCAGGCACCGGCCGATGCCAACTATGTTTCGGTGGCCGAGTATGTCAAAACGGTGTCAGCCGGGGGGAGCTTTGCCAAATCCCGGATTACCCCATTGATGTTGAGTCAGGACCTGGAGCGGGACTGTCAGAAAGCGCTGGATTTGGTAAAGTCTCTCAAGTCGACGGGACCGAATTCGCTGCGCTATGAGGTGGCGGATGTGCAGGCCTGGGCCAATCTGGGTTTGTATTATGCACACAAGTTGCGGGGAGCCGTTGCTTTGCAGACCTATCGATTAACCGGTGACGAAGCGAATAAAAAGGAAGCCGTTCGGTATTTACAACAGGCGTTAACGTACTGGGACGAAGTGATTGCCATTACCCGACCTCTTTATAACGACATGCCGCTGGTTCATTTTAGCGAATCAGACGACTCCCTCCGGTTTCATTGGGCAAACCTAAGACCGGCTGTTGTCAATGATCTCGACATTGCCAGGAAGGCGACAGTGAATGCCACAAATTAACCCTTACTTATATGAAAATCTTAACCATCCTTATTGCTTCCATTTTATTCGTTTCAGCTTCCGGCAGGGAGGAGTTCCGGCTACCTTATAGTGCGGCCGGTGGCGAACGATCGACCGAGGATACGTTGAAAAAAAGGAAGGCAGGGAGTCCGCTCGATAAGCTGCCGAAAAATATTGAAGTCCTGACCGGATTTGGGGAGCGGGCCGACTTTTCGCCGGACAACAAGCGAATTGCGTTTATGACCAAAAGCTTCGGCGATGCCATGGTCCTCGATCTGGCAACCCGTCAGGTTAAATGCCTGACCTGCAACGTGCCGGCTGCCGTGTTCCTACGGGTAATGCATTTGGCAAGTGGGGACTATATTTTGATTGGGCCCGAAAAGTTTGAAGACATTCGTATCAGCCGATCCAGGGATAATGAACTCTGGTTTTTAAGCAAAGTGCCGGGCTCAAAACCGGTCAAGCTGGGCGTTCACATGAGCGAAGGCGTCGCTATTTCGAAGAAGAGTATGAAAATTGCGTACTCGCAGGTGCATGATCAGGCGCCAGAGCTTGCCGAGAAAGCCTCCCGATTGATTGTCTGCGAAGTTGATCTAACGGGTGGGACACCCAGGCTGATCAATAAAAAGACCGTTTATGAGGGAAGTGGCTACCCGTATGAGGCTCAGGATTTTTTTGATAATGACTCAAAAATGTCATTTGTTCAGTATGAACCGGTTCGGGATGCCGCAGGAAAACAAACCGGTCTTAATGCGTCGACAATGACCCTGGATTTGAAAACCAGTGAAGTCGTCAATCATTCTAAAAAACCACTGACCTATAACGAATGCGAAGGCATTTTCCCGGATGGCAAGTATTCGCTGGTTGAGGCCGACCGGCAGTGCGATTGGCTGGGTGGCAAGCGCGGTCCCGCTAATATCGATATCTGGAAACTCAAACTCGACGGAACCGGGAAAGACTTTGTTCGACTCACTCATTTTAATGATTATGAGGGGGGCAAAGCGTCTAATCCGGTCGTGTCGACTGATGGCCGGTATATGGCTTTCCAACTGGCAAATACTGCCGATCCTGCCGGGGTTGGGTATGGCCTGCTACTCTACAAGTTTTAATGCCTACCGGATTTTAAACCTGAACCTATATTTTCCTTTATGACTGTCGGACTTTTTATTCCCTGCTACGTCAATCAGTTTTATCCGCAGGCAGCGATTGCTACGTTGCAGTTGCTTCGAAAACTTGGGGTCGACGTGGTGTATCCACCCCGGCAAACCTGTTGTGGACAGCCCATGGCTAACTCGGGATTTGATCATCTAACGCAGGAGTGCAATGATCTTTTTCTGGAAAACTTTTCGGGATTTGACTACATCGTAGCCCCGTCGGCCAGTTGCGTGTTGCATGTGAAACAACATATCCATTCGACTGCTGATCCGGCACAGGCAGCGCACGTTCGATCGAGAGTGTATGAACTGGTCGAGTTTCTAACCGATGTGCTGAAAGTGGAAAATTTGAACGCTCGCTTTCCGCACAAAGTAGGCATTCACCAGAGTTGCCACGGATTGCGGGGGTTGTACCTGGCGCAGATGAGCGAACTTAATGCGTTACCGTTCTCTAAACCCGTTCAGTTGTTGAACATGGTAGACGGGCTGGAACTGGTTACGCTGGATCGCCCGGATGAATGCTGCGGCTTTGGCGGAACATTTTGCGTAGCTGAGGAAGCCGTATCGGTGAAAATGGGGAAAGATCGGGTCACCGATCACACAAAAAATGGTGCCGAATACATTACGTCCGTTGATCTCTCCTGTCTGATGCACCTGGAAGGTATTCTACAGCGGAATAAAAGTGCTGTAAAAGCCGTACATATCGCTGAAATTCTAAACTCGACCTTGTGATGGAAAAACAAACAAAGGACCATGCCGCCTTAGCCAAAGCGTTTATCCGCGATGAGGAGCATGTCAACTGGCACGATGGCGCCCTCTGGTGGATACGGCAGAAACGGGATATTGCGTCAAAGCAAATTCCGGAGTGGGAGGCCCTACGGGAAGCAGCTTCGCAGATAAAAAGTAATGTGCTATCCAATCTCGACGATTACCTGGTGCAATTTGAGGCTAATGCCATCAAAAACGGTATAAAGGTACACTGGGCAGTCGACGCCGAGGAGCATAACGCCATTGTGTATTCTATCCTGAAAGAAAAAGACATTCGCCAACTGGTCAAGAGTAAATCAATGCTGACTGAAGAATGTCACCTGAACGAATACCTGATCGAACGGGGCGTCGACGTTATCAATTCCGATCTGGGCGAATACATTCAGCAACTGGATAACGAACCCCCCAGCCATATTGTCCTGCCCTGCATTCATAAACGAAAGGAGGAAATTGGCGAGCTGTTTCATGAACACCTGGGCACTGAAAAAGGGGTATCGGACCCCACCTTGCTAACCCGGGTTGCCCGTAATCATTTACGGAATGTTTTCGTTACCCGACGTGCGGCCCTGACGGGGGTGAATTTTGCCGTTGCTGAAACCGGCGAATACGTGGTATGTACCAACGAGGGCAATGCCGATATGGGCGCTCATTTATCGGAGGTGCAGATTGCTTCGATGGGGCTCGAAAAGATCGTTCCTGAAAAGAAGCACCTGGGCGTTTTTCTACGGCTGCTGGCCAGAAGCGCAACCGGCCAGCCGATCACCATCTATTCAAGCCATTTCAAAAAGCCACGCGAAGGCCAGGAGATGCACCTGATTCTGGTTGATTATGGGCGGAGTCGTCAACTGGGTCGTCCCGAGTTTCGTGATTCCTTAAAGTGCATTCGGTGCGGAGCCTGTATGAACACCTGTCCGGTGTATCGGAAGAGTGGGGGGCTGAGTTACCACAATACCATTTCCGGGCCTATCGGAGCCATTCTGGCACCTAACCTGGACATGAAAAAACATGCTGATCTTCCCTTTGCCTCAACCCTCTGCGGCTCCTGCTCGAATGTCTGCCCTGTCAAAATTAACATCCATGATCAGTTGTATCAGTGGCGGCAGGTGATTGTCCGGGAAGGATATGCGGCCAATACGAAGGTGTTGAGTATGAAGGCAATGGCCTGGACGTTGTCGTCGCCGGGGCCGTACTCTAAAATGGGGAGGGCCGGACGCTGGGTGCTGAATACTATCCCATTCGCAGTCAATAACAAATTCAACCCCTGGTATAAACAACGGGAAATGCCCGATGGGCCGAAGGAGTCCTTTGGCGAGTGGTATGCCAAACACAACAACCAGACCCCCGAAGCGGAGAACCAGTCGAAATGAGTTATGCCGCCGGGATTTACCAAAAGAAAACCTCCTTTAACCTACAAGAGACGGAATGAGTAGCCGAGAAACCATATTAGCCGCGGTGTTGAAAAATAAGCCGTCGACCCGCCCGCTTCCTGATATTGATGTTTTCAAGGGAGATACCCAGGATATTGTCAGTACCTATTGTGATGTGTTTACCAGCATTGGCGGACACCTATACGTAGTGACGGATTTTTCCCAAGTGACCGCGCTCGTTAAAAAGAACTTCGATTCAACGAAGCGGATGATTACGACGCTTCTGCAGTTGAGTGATACGTTTGACTTGCTCTCCGCCACCGTCGATCCGCATACGTTCAATGATGTTGAACTGGCCATTATAAAAGCAGAGTTGGCCGTCGCCGAGAACGGAGCGGTGTGGCTCCCGGAACAACGAATGGGCCAGCGCATCCTGCCTTACATCTGTCAGCACCTGGCCGTAGTAGTAGAGGCTGAAACCATTGTGCCTACGCTGCATGAAGCGTATTACCAAATTGGGGAAGGGGCATATGGTTTCGGCGCGTTCATTGGCGGGCCCTCCAAGACGGCAGACATTGAGCAGGCCCTGGTAATGGGCGCGCACGGCCCCATCACCATGACCGTTTTCGTGATGAGGCAGGCCCATGATTCGCTTGTGTCCGGCTAAAGGCGATCTGCCATTTTATCTTTTTTATGTACCAATAATAACCCGATACGGGGTTAGATCAACTACTATATGCCTATTCATTCAATTGTGATTCGTGACAACCTGCAGGAATTCCCCCGATCTGCAGCGTCAATGGATTCAGGGAACCGGGCCAGCCGCCAAACCCAACGCACCCCTGGAAAGTAGCATTCGCAACGTAGCCTATGCGCTGCTGTCGGGTGCCGATGGCTGGATGTTCGATGGGGAGGATGCGCTGGGGCAGATCGCCACCATGTCGCTCGACAACCAGCGAAATCTGAAATTGGCGATTCACAAAGATCCACTCTTTTTGGCCGTTGCCGAACAGGTAGCCACCGAGATGAACCGGTGGGCGGAGTCGTTTCTGGGACACCCGACGATTACGAACTGAGAAGAGCAACTGGATTTCACCACGAAGCTATTCCGGGCCCGTGGCCTTCTCCTCGATGACCGGCATATCAGCGACGCCGATGGGGTGGCCATGGCGGCTTCGATCTGGATTTGCCGGTAGATACCATTAAGGTCTACGTACTGGTGGAACAACTGGAAGCCACCCATCAGTTAATGGAAATTCGGGGTGCTTTGGGCAGGCACTTTGTTGGGATAATACCGGACGATGGGATTACATCAATAACGTTGCCGATGCACTGGCCTGGGATAAAACGTTCATCAATCCCAACATCGAAGCAATCACCATGACCTATGGCTATATGCGGAACTATGAAGATCGGGTTCGGAGGGCGGTAAATACCCCTGATCAGAACGGAAATTTCGCCCTGTGGCAGGGGGCATGGAGCCGAATATTCCGGTAGGTTCAGAAGCGGGCGTGGCCGCCAGCATGGCCAAAGCCGTTGCCGGGGCCGAACGGGAACAACAGGCTGGAGCCAGCGGTAAATGGGTTGCCCACTGGAAAATGGTGCATATTGTCAGACCAGTCTGGGAAAAAGTGGGCGAAGCCAATCAACTGGGCCGTCCGTTTCCCCGATTAACCTACACGCAGGCGGATGCCCTCATGCAGCTTGAACCCGCTCCGACCGACATCCGGGGTGCCCGTAATCTGCTCAGCGTGGCCTTGCAATATGGTAATGCGTTTGCCCAGGGGATGCAGGCAGCTGCGCTGAAACCCGCCGATTTCTTTGATAATGATGACATTCTATACTTGATGGAGGATATGGCTACCGGCGAGATTCGGTTGAGTATTCTCTGGGAATGGCTGCACAAAGGGGCCAACTTGACAGAAACTGATTTAGAAATGGGTACTGTGCCGGGTGATCTGTTTTCCGAAACACTATTTGACAAAATACTGGATCAGGAATACCAAAAGCTACTGAATGCCACCAATAAAGATGTATTCGATGCGTCGAAAACCACTACGTTGCCCATTGCGAAAGAGATTGCTACGGTATAGGTTCTCAGCCCGATAAAAGTCCCATGGTTCATTGACCTGCTCAATGTCAACCTTAACAACATGGACATGGAGATTGCCCGGCAACGGATTCGTATGTACATGAATAGGTTGACAAACGAAGGCAAACGAATCACGGAAAATCTTGATTTCCGACTGTGAACAGTCCCATCAATATCAAAGACCTTGTTTCGCTTACAATTTCCAGGACTTATTGGACATAGATTGCCTAAAGTAAACTTCCAGAACGTATGCCAAAGTCTGGGCTAAATCTTTGCCCAATTCAGAAATATATAAAAATTTTTCTATTTGACTCAGGGGTAAAGCCTCCGGTTTTGTCTATAAGGGGTAAACCCAACTACCAGTAGCCAATGTACACGGACGCTTTGAGGCAGAACGTAAAAAATTCCGTGAAACCCATTCACATGGGTAGCTCCGCAGCTGACCCTGATGATGAGCAAGATGCGGAGTATTTCATCCGGCAGGCGTTCAAAACAGATCCGAAGAAAGGCTGCGAACTTCTGTTTCGGGCCTATTACCGGGATTTGTGTAGCACAGTTATCCGGTTTGTTTATTCTCGTCAGGCTACCGAAGATATAGTTGGCGAGGTTTTCCTGTTATTCTGGAATAATCAGATTTACCAGACAATTACTACCTCGTACCGGGCTTATTTATTCCGGGCTGTTCGTAATCGGGCGTTAAATTATTTAAAATTTGAGTTACATCGATCCGCTTCTTTAGACCTGGTATCCGATGAAAATGAATCTGATGCTGTACAGCAGCCTGATCATATACTCCAGCTCGATGAATTGCTCCGGCGTATTAATGAAATCGTACGGACGTTGCCCCTACAGGCCCAGCGAGTCTTTATTATGAGCCGTTTTGACGGACGTTCCCATGCCGAAATTGCACAGGAACTCCAGATCAATCATAAAACGGTTGAAAGCCACATTACACGAGCTCTCTCAAGCCTTCGACACTTGCTTCGTCAGGAGTTGTGCCTGCTGCTACTTGGGTTATCATATAGTCTGGGAAGCTAATCCTTATCGAATGAAAACTGCGATTAACAAAGAGCTATTATTTGCCCATTTTGATGGACGTACGACGCCATTGCAGATTGAACTTTTGCGAGAGTGGCTACAAACTTCTGAGAACCAGCAGTTATATTATACCTGGTTGCAGGAATGGGAGCATCAACATCCTCAGGTTATCACAAATCCGGAGATTGCTTACGCTGTTTTTCAGCAGAAGATTAGGGCAGTACCGCAGCGTGATGAGACGAACCGGGTCTTAAAGTTGAATCAATGGAATTTACGAGCTTATTATTTAGCGGCTTCGGTAGCTGCTCTGGTGATAACGCTGGGCTTCTTCACCCGAGATTACTGGAGTATGAGGACCATTGCTACGGACTATGGCGAGGTCCGTTCTATTGTGCTGCCGGATGGAAGCCGGGTAACACTAAATGCGAATTCAGAATTGCGTATTCCCCGTTTTCACATTGGTCCGGCGTCAAGAGAGGTTTTTTTGGTAGGTGAAGCTGAGTTTGCGATTGTGCATACCCCATCCCACGATCACTTCCGGGTACATACCCCCAATGAGGTCGATGTCATTGTGTTAGGCACCGAGTTTGTCGTCAATTCACGTCGGAACAAAACCCGGGTTGTCTTGAACCGGGGTAAGGTTCAATTACGCTATCCCACGCCTAATCAGATCAAGACATTAATCATGAAACCAGGAGACTGGGTCAATCTGTCGGCAAATGAACCACCCAAAAAGGGACATCAACCCGTTGAACAGACGACGGCAGCTGCCTGGAAAAATTATCAGTATAACTTTCAACGAACCCCAATGCCAGAAATCGCGGAGTTACTGGCTGATAATTTTGGCCTAGTGGTACAAATGGATTCTGCCCTGGCACACCGAAATGTTACGGGCACCTTTCACGCCCAAAATGCGGATGAACTTATACAAGCCCTGGTCGAACTTTTCGATTTCGACGTGATCCGTCAGGGCAAGGGGATAAAGCTTATTTCACCTGAGTCGACACAACGTCAATAGTCAACCCTTAAACATCTAATCTCTATGAAAAAGTGGCTACTATCTGG
Coding sequences:
- a CDS encoding RNA polymerase sigma-70 factor, which produces MYTDALRQNVKNSVKPIHMGSSAADPDDEQDAEYFIRQAFKTDPKKGCELLFRAYYRDLCSTVIRFVYSRQATEDIVGEVFLLFWNNQIYQTITTSYRAYLFRAVRNRALNYLKFELHRSASLDLVSDENESDAVQQPDHILQLDELLRRINEIVRTLPLQAQRVFIMSRFDGRSHAEIAQELQINHKTVESHITRALSSLRHLLRQELCLLLLGLSYSLGS
- a CDS encoding (Fe-S)-binding protein, whose protein sequence is MTVGLFIPCYVNQFYPQAAIATLQLLRKLGVDVVYPPRQTCCGQPMANSGFDHLTQECNDLFLENFSGFDYIVAPSASCVLHVKQHIHSTADPAQAAHVRSRVYELVEFLTDVLKVENLNARFPHKVGIHQSCHGLRGLYLAQMSELNALPFSKPVQLLNMVDGLELVTLDRPDECCGFGGTFCVAEEAVSVKMGKDRVTDHTKNGAEYITSVDLSCLMHLEGILQRNKSAVKAVHIAEILNSTL
- a CDS encoding LUD domain-containing protein is translated as MSSRETILAAVLKNKPSTRPLPDIDVFKGDTQDIVSTYCDVFTSIGGHLYVVTDFSQVTALVKKNFDSTKRMITTLLQLSDTFDLLSATVDPHTFNDVELAIIKAELAVAENGAVWLPEQRMGQRILPYICQHLAVVVEAETIVPTLHEAYYQIGEGAYGFGAFIGGPSKTADIEQALVMGAHGPITMTVFVMRQAHDSLVSG
- a CDS encoding FecR family protein, whose translation is MKTAINKELLFAHFDGRTTPLQIELLREWLQTSENQQLYYTWLQEWEHQHPQVITNPEIAYAVFQQKIRAVPQRDETNRVLKLNQWNLRAYYLAASVAALVITLGFFTRDYWSMRTIATDYGEVRSIVLPDGSRVTLNANSELRIPRFHIGPASREVFLVGEAEFAIVHTPSHDHFRVHTPNEVDVIVLGTEFVVNSRRNKTRVVLNRGKVQLRYPTPNQIKTLIMKPGDWVNLSANEPPKKGHQPVEQTTAAAWKNYQYNFQRTPMPEIAELLADNFGLVVQMDSALAHRNVTGTFHAQNADELIQALVELFDFDVIRQGKGIKLISPESTQRQ
- a CDS encoding glycoside hydrolase family 20 zincin-like fold domain-containing protein — translated: MRKITLFLLIGLAGFEPYGLSQSVSIQQPDNLPQTAYAVGQIKKTLSQKGYTLKDGQAEYAIKLTLKPGQSDQESYAIESTARTITITGDGKNGLLYGCLSLCDEVKNGVPLQKINASHERANLPFRAIKFNLPWDTYRHSYALDLHQETCRDLRFWEAFLDMMAQNRFNALTLWNLHPFPYMIRPTNFPEASPFTEAELAGWQALYRGIFRLAKERGIDTYLVNWNIFVSPEFAKAHNVAMDNLDHKIHATGDTSEVIKRYTRECVTQVLNEYPDLSGFGFTHGEAMWGMTPQQRQDWFGETILEGMRRANRKAKLIHRIPLSANVALGGSTSVETEQLTRKAMEQLDFVEGPIWAEIKFNWSHAFSSPTLIKVHGGKLNDTYFKPQPTNYKIAWMMRNEDFFCLRWGVPDFIRQHIATNTQPYVGGYFVGSECYIPAKDYFTKAGQAHDWQYAFERQWLFYQLWGRLLYNPATPDGVFKAEFVRRYGKGTEGLLEAYALASSTPLRLASAFDFTWDFTLYSEGFMALTKKNMAYISIDRQISQAPADANYVSVAEYVKTVSAGGSFAKSRITPLMLSQDLERDCQKALDLVKSLKSTGPNSLRYEVADVQAWANLGLYYAHKLRGAVALQTYRLTGDEANKKEAVRYLQQALTYWDEVIAITRPLYNDMPLVHFSESDDSLRFHWANLRPAVVNDLDIARKATVNATN
- a CDS encoding lactate utilization protein B; amino-acid sequence: MEKQTKDHAALAKAFIRDEEHVNWHDGALWWIRQKRDIASKQIPEWEALREAASQIKSNVLSNLDDYLVQFEANAIKNGIKVHWAVDAEEHNAIVYSILKEKDIRQLVKSKSMLTEECHLNEYLIERGVDVINSDLGEYIQQLDNEPPSHIVLPCIHKRKEEIGELFHEHLGTEKGVSDPTLLTRVARNHLRNVFVTRRAALTGVNFAVAETGEYVVCTNEGNADMGAHLSEVQIASMGLEKIVPEKKHLGVFLRLLARSATGQPITIYSSHFKKPREGQEMHLILVDYGRSRQLGRPEFRDSLKCIRCGACMNTCPVYRKSGGLSYHNTISGPIGAILAPNLDMKKHADLPFASTLCGSCSNVCPVKINIHDQLYQWRQVIVREGYAANTKVLSMKAMAWTLSSPGPYSKMGRAGRWVLNTIPFAVNNKFNPWYKQREMPDGPKESFGEWYAKHNNQTPEAENQSK